The Plutella xylostella chromosome 25, ilPluXylo3.1, whole genome shotgun sequence region AGAAAATATgcgcataataataatttgatgatTATAGGAGACATGAACatcgatttaaaaaaatttaatatgcaACGAAATCAGTATTTAAACAAGTTAAGTGAATTAGGTATGGAATGCGGTATCACTCAATACACACGGATAGAAAAAAAGGGTGAAATTATAACGAAATCTTGTATTGACCATATTTTTATGCGTAGCGTAGGTAACTGCGACGTGCACACAGCCGTTATCAACATCGCCCCAGCTGATCATTGTATAACCGGTTGCCTGATAAAAGACAATACGCTTTTTACCCCGTCACCTACAGCGAATAAGACGGTAACTAAACTTAATCatcaaaaacttaaacttGAACTTAAAAATATCGATTGGAGTTCAACACTGGAAATGAAAAACCCCAACGACAtacttaactttattattgataaatttaCTTTAGCTTATGAGAAATGTAAGTACAGTGTCAAGCTTAATTATGAtagtaaacgaaaaaaatgtatgtggatcgacaaaaaactaatatatATGTGTAAAAAAAGAGATgaactttataaaatatggaaAAAGGATCAAAGCGACGCAAAAAATagattaatatataataattacaggAATAAAACCATAGCATacactaatttaattaaaaataattttacacgACAGGAAATAagcaataactttaaaaataccAAACAAATCTGGCAAATAATAAACAGATTATGTGGTAAAATTTCTTATTCAGTTGATGACATAATATGTAAGGCATTCCAAACGAATGTCACTAACTTAACTAATATGTTTGCTAAGGAATTCagtaataatgttaaaaaaatctgCCTAAACTGTAAAATACCACTGTTAGATAACAACAATCACACAAATATCACAGATAGatgcataaaaatatacaatgctACTAATGAGATCACGGAAAGAATAATTAAAcacttaaatacaaaaaaaagtcCCGGCATAGATGGTATCAGAGTATGCGATATACAAAGCATATCTAATGAGCTGGTTCCCACTATTACTCACCTGATTAACCAGTGTATAGAAACATCTATATACCCggacaaaataaaaatcgGTATCATAAGACCAATATTCAAAAACGGAATAAAAACCGACACTAATAATTATAGACCTATCACTATCTTGTCCAGTATAGATAagattattgaaaaatactttggtacacaaataaataactatattagaaaaaacaatatacctaataaataataaccaaCACGgctttcaaaaaaataaaagtacaattCAATTATTAGCAAAATTTACTAACGAAGTTAACGAAcacttaaataacaaaaaacatgttttaacCACTTTTATCGATTTTAGTAAGGCCTTCGATACCATAGAATACGAAACCTTATACAACAAATTAGAACAAAACGGTATACAGGGGCCATTTCTaaaatggataaaaaattatcactGCGGTCGCTTCACGACGGTAAAAATATCAGAGCAGCTCAGTAATATGATACCTACCACTGTAGGAACTGCGCAGGGATCCATATTAGCTCCattagaatatttattttatgtcaatGACATGTGTAACATAATTACCGAAGGCTCTGTCTACCAATTTGCGGACGATACATGCTTGGTCATCGCCCACAAAGACCTAAAAATAGCGGAGCGGTCCATGCAAAAAAACTATGACCTATTATGCAAATGGGCTCACGACGCGGGGTGTTGCGAAGCGGGACTGTATACGCTTGAATTATACGCtgattatgtattttactgcacttttattaattattagatgATTAACAATGCACACACGTAGGTAGGTGGGTAGAGAGAGAGACAGTATTGCCAGAcgacaaaataacaatattaaaaatatacactgtGTTGGTGTTGCCAACATGCTGCCGCCTACAATAATTTACTAACAAATAGCTAAcgaaatacaattttaaaaatctgtaCCTATTACTTACAGTTAGGTTACACTTAAGTTACAATAGAGACATTGACTTATTGGCATGTACGGTCTATACATAAGACACTAAAcacattaaattattacacATAAGGAAAACACACATTAAGTACatagtaaaaataacaattatacaTCTAAAGGAAGAGCACACACTTTTAATATTGATCGAGTATGGGTTTTCCCATTAGCAGTTTTTACTTCAACGGCCCTAACGTGGCCGTCATGACCAGGGTATGTGTTTACCACTCTAGCCATTGGCCAGAACATGGAGGGAACATTATCCTCCTTTAAAATTACCAATGTACCTATCTTAATATTAGGAGCAACATTTAACCACTTAGGTCTATTTTGTAACACATTGAGATATTGTTTGTGCCACATTTTCCAGAATGATTGCTTTATTTGCGTACATAACTGCCAAAATTTTAACCTGTTTTGTGGAACATCTGTTACATCATTTTCTGGGTACATTGTGAGGGCATTTCCTATCAAAAAATGACCTGGGGTCAGATAACTATAGTCATTTACATCACTTGAAGACATTGGTAGCAAAGGTCTAGAATTAAGTACACATTCTATCTCTACTAACACAGTGTTCAACTGTTCATAAGTTAGTTGGTGACTCTGTACTACTCTTCGCAAATGGTATTTAGTACTTTTTACAGCACCCTCCCAAAGGCCTCCGAACGTCGGTGAACGACTGGGAATAAAATGAAAGTCAATCCCTTTTTCAGCTGTAAATTGCATAACTTTACTTTGGTGGTCTTTGGAAGAGAACAACTTATAAAGTTCAACCAACTGGTTCCTTGCCCCCTTGAAGGTGCTAGCATTGTCAGAGTAGATTTCTTTCGGCAGGCCTCTTCTTGATATTAGTCTACGTAGGCACGCGAGATAGGTATCGGTTGTGAGATCTGAGGCTAGCTCTAGATGTATTGCCTTAGTggcaaaacaaacaaacacacaaaTGTAGCCTTTACCTATGACTGATCGTCTCACGCGCGAGAGCTTTACATTTATAGGTCCTGCGAAATCTACTCCAACTTTCTCGAAGGGACGGCTCAAAGCAGTCACCCTGCCGGCCGGCAAGGAACCCATCAGCTGCTTGGAAGCTGTGGCCTTCTGCCTGAaacattttatacatttatttgtaattttcttAACATACAATAAGCCGTTAGTAATCCAGTATTTCTGGTTTATATTTGACAATAACAGCCTAGGTCCGGCGTGTAGTAAGCGTTCGTGTTCTGATCTTACCAAACACTCTGTGACGTACGATTCTCTAGGTAATATTGCCTGATGTTTTTGTGCGTACGGTATACTAGCGTGGTGTAACCTGCCGCCTACACGCAAAATACCTAGGTTGTCTAGAAACGGATGCAAATTTAATAACGAGCCTTTGACGCATTCATTTTTCTTTAAACTTTCAATTTCATCTTTAAAATATAACTCTTGTTCATACTTAATGAGCAACATTAGCGCAGAGTTTAATTCTGTACTCGACAAAAAGTTATGCGAGACCCTACTgccttttaaattattaataaatcttaacacataggctaagACACGTACCATTTTTTGGATGCTAGAATATTTGTGTATACCTTGCATTATGTCGGACACTGGACGAGCCGCAGACCCTACGTTGGAGGAGATCGCTGCGCTGGCTCTGCTCTCAGGTAATTCTGCAGGTAACtctatattttcatcaaaCTTGTACTTACTGTCATGCATAAATCGAGGCCCATGCCACCACATATCGCAGCCACTAAGCTCGTGTGGACTGACGCCCCTGCTTATATAATCGGCGGGGTTCTCCTTGGTGTTGACATACAGCCATTGACAGTCAGCAGTATTGTTAGTTATAGCTTTCACTCTGTTCGCCACATAAGCCGTCAACTTCATCACTTCAGTCCGTAACCAAGCCAACACGATTTGGGAATCAGTAAACAAGTAAATTCTACTTATCTTTAGTTTCAATTTAAGCGTGTTTGTAACCTTAGCAATCAACACAGACAAGAGTAGCGCAGCGTTTAATTCTAAGCGTGGCACGGTTAGGTTTTTATTCTGGAGAGGATTTATGCGGGATTTCGAGCAGAGTAAATGCATATGTACTTTACCTTCATTGTCGGTGACGCGCAGATACACACAGCAGCCGTATGCAGTCGAACTGGATGCATCAGAGAAGCCTATGAGTTCCACTGTATCTGAATCAGAGAACTGTacatttctatttatataaatcGGATCCATTTTAGCTAGACTAGATAAGAATTCTGTCCACTCTGATTTAATGTTATCGTCAGGCGTGGAATCCCAGTCTGATTTGCTGGACCATAATTTCTGCATTATAGACTTAGCCTGTACAACTATAGGTCCTACAAAACCCATCGGGTCATAGAATTTTCCTATGTACGCCAATATTTCGCGTTTCGTAATATTATCTGCATCGCATGATTCTGGACTTACTATCTTAAACTTGTCCTGATGCACAATCAACTGTAAACCTAAGGTTTTTATACTACAGTTGTCATTTTGAAATTCTAACTCGTCAAAATGCCGTTCAGTTGAGGGAATATCTTCTAATATTCTACTGTCATTTGCTGACCATTTATGTAACTTGAAACTGCCTTTTTTCAGTAACTGCTGAAGCTGTGATTTTGCTTCTACTATCAAGTCTAAATCACTATTTGAGAACAGTACATCATCTACATACGTGCAGTTGTTTAAAATGAACGAAGCCAAGGGCAGTTCGCGCTCATTATGCATAGCAAGCTCTTTCAAACACCGCGTGGCTAGATAACTAGAGCTCTTCAGCCCGTAGCTTACTCGATCCAGCCTAATGCACTTGATGGTCTCGTCGGGGCTGTCTCTCCATAGAATGTTCTGTAAGGAAGTATGCTCAGGTATTACGCGGATGTTGCGGAACATTTGTTTTATGTCCGTAGTGAACGTATAGTTACCGAAACGGAACAAGAGCAGTATGTCGAAAAGATCTCTCTGTACGGTCGGTCCGTTTAGCAGTAAATCGTTAAGCGATACCTTCTTATTTGTTTTCATTGAGGCGTCGAAAACAGTACGCAACTTAGTGGTCTTACTGTCAGGCTTGAGTACCGCATGATGCGGCAGAAAGTACACTGCGTCCTTACTAAGCTGGTAGCTCTCAATGTCTACGAAGTGCCCGTGATTTAAGTTTACGTAATCGTGTATAAACTTTTGATACTCTATGAAAAGGTTGGGATCTTTGTGCAATTTCTTTTCGAGGtttaaaaacctttttaacGCGAAATGAAATGAATCTCCGAGAGCATCGTTTACATCTTCTAATGGCAGTTTCAAGGGCAAAGCAACCTCAAAACAATCATCCTTCAACTGAACAGTCTTTTGAAATACATACTCACAGAGCTCTTGCTCTGAAGActtttcattataaatttcTGGAACGGACTCACTCTTCCAAAAATTCgttaaattttcattaatatCTGACTCACATGTGCATTTAAAAACTGCTACCTTATTGCAGACTTGTGTAGGCAGGCTTCCCCCGATTACATAGCCGAACTGCGTGATGATGAGCTGTGGATGCCGGGCACCTGGCGCCGAGGGCTGCGCTCCGCTAGGCGGCGTTGCAGACTCGTAGATCGTCGACTCCGGTGGCAGCATAGCCTGGAAAAAACAGTCCGCTCCCATGAGTAAATCGATTTGACTGGGGATGTTAAAGTCTTTATCTGCCAGCCTCACATATGGTGGTATCACAAAGTCTGAGATATCAAATTTTCTCTGTGGCAGCTCACATGTGATCCTTTCGACTACATGACAAGTAGTCGATAATTTAAATGGATTGACTAACGAGTGTATATCGACTGGCACACAGCGCTTCACGCTGGCCTGAGTGTTGACAATCCCtactatattaatattactcTGCAGGGGCTTTAAATCTAGCAGCTGAACGGCTCTTTCAGAAATGAAAGAGAGCTGCGAGCCACTGTCCAGTAGGGCTTTGAAAGACATCTCTGTGCCATCTCGAGCGAGAAGCTTTACTTGTGCTGTGGGCAAAAGTACACTATTAGTggtcatttttttatttgccgCCAATGAGGCGGGTGACGCAGCGGCCTGCGGTCCCTCTACTTTATCATTATCGCAGTGTAGCAGAGTGTGATGTTTCTGTTTGCACTCTGCACACCTAAAGTGGAACCTGCATTTTCCTGAATGCGTACCTAAACATACATTGCATATTCCCTTTTCCTCTGCAAACTGTACCCTTTTAGTGGCAGGCATTAACTGGAAGCTCTTACATAGATATAACTTATGGTTTGACTTACATAGTAAGCATGATGCCTCCTGCGCTGCAGTGTACGCTACCGGTTTGCCCGTGGATGCTGGACGCTGCTCCTTGTGCTGCTGCTGACTGGTGTGTCGTGGTGATTGCGACTGGCCACAGGCCGGCCCCACATTTTCCAATGCCAGTGCTTGCTTGTCAATAAACTTGAGCAGGTCCTCCACGGTAGGGTCCATGGCGGTGTCTCTCTCCATTTGGTAGGCTCTCGATGTTGGGAGATCTAATTTTCGGCAAAGTATACACAAAATTATAGCATCCCAATATTTCACGTTAGGATCTAAATTTGTTAGAGCTGCAATCTCTTGCCTAACATTGGAACTAAACTGCCTGAGATCTGTCTCTGTCGACTTAGTTAGAGGCCTCAGATCCAACAGTGTGCTAATGTGCTCATTAATTATCCTAAATCTATTGTTATATCTATCATCTAACAATTCTAGtgcttttttataactttcgtGCGTCAAAGGTAAGTTTTTGATTAGTTGCAGGGGCTCATCCCTGAGATATGCACGcaaataatacaatttttGTACATAGTCTATTGACTCATTGTCATTTATCACTGAGTTGAACAAGTTGATGAATGGTATATACTCAGTAAACTTACCactaaatataggtacattgatAGGTGGTAGTTTTAATTTGGAAATTGGAGCAGATGGAGCTGAAGGCTTTGGTTCCTGGCTATTGCGTTTGTTACATTCTGCATCAAGTGTGGCTAAGATGTGGAAAAACCTCTCCTCCACCACAGAAACGTTCTCATCGTCCTTCTCGTCAAGTTGTAAAATATTGACATTGCACTTTTCATAGATCGAAAACGAATCCAAAGCACGGTTCTTTTTGACGAGCAGAGCTTCGGTTGTGGAGTTTGCCACATCTTTGTCACTGCTAACAAAGTTATAAAGCCTAGTTATGTTACCTTTTGTGTAACGCCTTCTTGACACAAGCTCTTGTAACTTCTccatttttacttatttacaaacaacAGAACACAGTTAAATCTTTGGTTATAACACAAATACTTAAGTTCCGAACAAATTTACACAATATAAGTTACTTTTTCAATGATTTAAATcgcaaaaactaataaattaacttcGACGCAAAGTTGTTGAATCCAACGAGAAAATTTTTGACAAGTGAAAAAAGTAAACCGTCAGAATGGCCGCCGATGTTCGCCGCTTGGCCGCCACACGTAGTTCCAAGGCTCGCCGCTGGCGCTAGTTGTCGAACTTGCTGTCCCTAGCGCTCAGAATATTCACCCTGCTTGCTTGACGTGTCGCGTTCACAGACTATGAACCTCGTAACTTGGCCGACACCACTAGCCGACACGAAATAGCGCGTTCGCGCCGATTCACCGTCGTAATGGCGGGAACCTGATGATGAGCGCGAAGTCGTCGCGTCGTCAAATCTGCCAGATTTGATGTCTTTGTATGATCGTAACGGCACTAACGCACTGCACTGTCTAGTTTTTTATGCACTGGCTTGCTGGACCGACACGAAATCGCGCACTCGCCGAACCGAAGACCCGTAGAAATAGTGGCGGGAACGAGTTGGTGAGCGCGTCGCGCCGTATTTGTTCTGCCAACAGCTCGTGATTTGTGTATCCCCCGTTGGATCCTTTAAAGCCGAAGGACCATGTTGCGAAGCGGGACTGTATACGCTTGAATTATACGCtgattatgtattttactgcacttttattaattattagatgATTAACAATGCACACACGTAGGTAGGTGGGTAGAGAGAGAGACAGTATTGCCAGAcgacaaaataacaatattaaaaatatacactgtGTTGGTGTTGCCAACACGGGGCTTGTTATCAATGCAAGCAAAACAAAGGTGGTACATATACGTTCATCGCACAACACCTATGACATACAACCTAGTATCATAGCACACGAGCACCAATGCTTCcacacaaaaaatactaattGTAATTGCATTTCATTAGAGGTGGTTCAAcaacataagtacctaggaTTGATAATAGACCAGCGTTTTAACTGGGAGCCGCAGGTAAACCACGTCTGTACCAAGCTCAGAGCACTGTTAGGTAAAATGGCTATTCTCAAATATAAAGTTCCATTTAACATATTGAGACTTATCTATATGGCGATGGCTGATTCAATAATAGGGTATGGTTTAAGTAGCTACggaaaaacatacaaaacacACTTAGAAAAGATTTATAAGCTCcaaaaaagtatattaaaaCGACACGAATAACGACAGAGGGCGCTCTGAAGATAAACATTTGCTCCGtgtaattaattgtttttaaatacataaacagAAAAAAGTCACAACAACAACGTTCCACGACAAACAATACATTGTGAAATATCCGTGCTACTGTTATCCAGACCGAAGATTGTGCAGAAGTTGCTTTTATCGTCAAATTATCACAACAGCTGACCGGAGGACGAAAACAAGTGGAATCAGGAATCAGTGGAAGTGGCTTATATTGGTTTTTTATTGCACCTACATCAAGAATACACAAAATCTCCGCATCTCAGTGCTATACCAGTGAAATAGTGTGATAAAAGTGGATAATATAATCAACTCATTATCATTACATATTGTGGGTTGGATAACTATCTTCAAGTATCGCCTACCTCCAACCACTGATTAAGTATCGACGCAATCCAGTTCGGTTAAGAACCTTATTTTCGTTGATATGAGAGAAGCTCCTGTGGTGTAACGGCTAAGATCTCTCCTCCGTAACCAACCGTACTATAATTACAGTGATCAAATCACGCCGCGgacaaatttttttatttttttattttttactattttattttatgtgttgaCGAAACCAGCTGTGGTGAATTAGTATTTGTATCGAAGATTAAATTgtttatagtttataaaaatgtttgcaATTTAAACTAGGCACAATCTTTTAATCTTTCTCTTGACgacaatattttatagatagtagatagaaagatagacattttaatatacaatatatttttaattttactgttTTTGACATAATTAACATTTTGATTTGTTTTACGACTCTTgacatgtaattttttttatttttttttattttatatacttaagttgaataatgtgatgatgatgcatTAATGGGATGACTGAATCTCGGGCCGTTTGCCCGCATTGCCCCGGTTCCTCAAGGCAGTTTGTTGTCCCACGGGGTTTAAATGTCCACATTAGTCGGGTACATAGGGGCGCGCTCCCCCACCGGTCTCAGGCGACTGCGCAAGATGGGATCGACGATGGCCCGCCACAAAGTCCACAATCAGCGCTGGGCAATCTTTCTCAATTACGCAGAAATGTTCGCGTGTTGAAACATGTCCCGAAAGGTGCGAGAAGTTTGGCGGCGAGTAAATTATCTCAATTAATTGAGAGATGTATGCAGTCGAATGATACCGGTGATTGGTACGCCCTGCTTAGTTTTTCTTATACCTGCTTGAGAGTCCCATGCCCTGGCGATAAAAGTCGATCCCTGACCTCAAAAGTAAAGGCCAATATTTTGGCTAGCGATTTGGGCAACTCGCTTTCACAAAATGTGGCACCGTCGAATGTAGTGGTTGGCCGCCGCGCACTTTACAGAGCTGTGGAAACCAAGGTCCATGATGGGGATCTAAGCGGTGCGGTAAGAATCCTCTTGTCTGACTGCTCCATTGCGGAGAACAACGAGGAGACTTTAGAGGCTTTACgcatcaaaaaaaaaattcaaaaaaatgtTGCGCGTGCTATTGGCTCATTTAATAATGGCTCTGCGGCGGGGCTAGacggtattcggcccgaacTGCTGAAGGAGTTGACGTCGTCAGGCGCTGGAGACAACGGTGCCACTCTGCTGCAATCTATTTgcaatctgtcaaatttcctGCTCAGAGGTTTGGTCAACAGGGAAGTTTGCCCGTTTTTATATGGCGCTTCCCTGTGTGCTTTAAAAAAGAAGGACGGCGGCATCCGACCCATCGCGGTGGGCAGTGTACTCCGGCGTTTAGTCGCCAAGCTGGGGTGTGCCGCAGTGAGAGACGTTATGTCCCAGCGTTTGCAGCCTCATCAGTTGGGTTTTGGCGTACCCTTGGGCTGTGAGGCTGCTATACACGCGACACGGTCTTTCGCGTTTTCCCGCGATGGTTCGGATGACGTGATCATCAAGGTTGACCTCAGGAACGCCTTTAACACGGTTGAGAGGGACATAATTTTGGCGCGGGTTAGAGATCATACCCCAGCGCTGTACCCTTTTCTCCATCAGTGCTATTCGAAACCAAGTAATTTATTCTATGGTGATAGCCTGGTGGAGTCAAGGGTGGGTGTTCAACAGGGCGATCCTTTAGGCCCTTTGATCTTTAGCCTGGCCACCCAAGATGTTGTGGCTCACTTGCGCTCTCCTCTCAACGTGTGGTATCTAGATGATGGTACCTTGGGGGGCAGCCCAGAGGTAGTTTTGGCTGACATTGAGACGCTGAAACAGGGTCTCAGTAACTTGGGACTGTGCTTGAACACACAGAAATGCGAGCTGTTTCCATGTTCGGGGCAGCTGCCTAGCGATACCCGCATGCGAGTGGAAGCCGCGGTCCCGGGGGTGAATTTGTTAGTCAAATCGGACTTCACTCTTCTGGGTGCTCCCATCTTTGCTGAGGGTGTTCCTGGGGTCATCCTTTCCAAACTCAGGAATTTTACAGAAACTAAGCCCCACCTCAAGCAGCTTTCTGCGCATGTGGCTCTAACCATTTTGCGCAGCTGTTTGTCCATCCCAAGGCTGACATATACTCTTCGTACTGCGCCGGTCTGGCTGTGCGGAGAGGAGTCCTTGAGGTATGACAACATGCTCAGAGAGTTGCTTGAGAGTGTTCTAAACGTGGGGATGTCAGACCTCCAGTGGTCTCAGGCGGCACTACCCATCAGGCATGGGGGTTTGGGCATTCGTCGCCTTCAGGACATCGAGCTGCCGGCTTTTCTGGCCTCGGCGAGCGGGGTGTTGGAGTTAGTCACTCGTATCTTACAAGTCAATGGTGATGACTTTAGCATTCCGTTCGCTGAAGAGGCCTTGAGTCTCTGGCGTGCTCGTTGTCCTGGCTGTGATGATCCCGAGTTTCCCGAGCGACAGCGCGCTTGGGATGAGGAGATCTGCCGAGTATCCCTTGATGGCCTCCTAGGGCATAGCTCGGGGGCTGAGCGTGCGCGTCTGCTGGCTGTATCCCGCCCTGAGTCCGGGCTGTGGCTTCACGCTTTGCCATCGCCGCACTTAGGGACTTTGTTAGATGACAATTCCTTGCGTGTGGCGGTGGCACTTCGTCTGGGCTGTGACGTATGTCAGCCGCATCGCTGTGTTTGTGGTGCAAACGTTGACGTGCAGGGGCGCCATGGGCTTCATTGTGTCCGAAGTGCAGGCAGAATCTCACGGCATCACGCAATAAATGATATCGTTCGGAGGGCTCTCATTTCTGCTGACATTCCGGCGGTTCTTGAGCCGCCGGGGTTGAGTCGCAGTGATGGGAGGCGTCCGGACGGTCTCACCTTGATACCGTGGGAGAAAGGTCGGTGCCTGCTCTGGGACGCCACATGCGTCTGCACATTTGCCCCGTCCCACGTGGGGCACACTGCTGGCACGGTGGGTGCGGCTGCCGAGGCGGCTGCACGACAGAAGTGCGTCAAATACGGCCAGTTGATTGCGGGTGGCTATATTTTTGTGCCTCTTGCCATTGAGACCACTGGGGTTTGGGGGGAACAGGGGAGGCAGTTCGTCAGGGAGATTGGGCGACGCTTGAGGAGCCGCGGTTTTGACTACCGCTCTGGGGCGTACCTGGCACAGAGGATCTCCCTCGCCGTGCAGCGCGGCAACGCAGCTAGCGTTATGGGGACTTTTGGGTCGGGTGCGTCCTGGGGTGGTTTATTTAGCTAAgtaagttgtgttttgtttgtttgtttgttttattttttttgtattttatttttgacgaagCGAGGGTggattttatgttatattaaaagtaattgttcctaataaaatcatgttagaatataagaaaaacaaaattaacctATTCCATTATTGTAAAGACGTCGAAGAAAAACACGTCGGATGATTGCGCCGTGCATGTAAACGGGGAGGCCGTGGAGAGAGTGAACAAATTCACGTACCTCGGCAGCGTCGTGGACCCACACGGCGGAACCGAGGCCGACATCGACGCCCGCATCAACAAGGCCCGGTCAGCCTTTGCGCAGCTCAAGCCCGTCTGGGACTCCTCCGTCATCGCTCGCCGCACTAAAGTTCGGATTTTCGAGTCAAACGTCAAGTCAGTACTCTTATATGGTTGCGAAACGTGGTTCGTAAGAGATGACCTAACAAGAAGGCTACAAGTGTTTGTCAACAAATGCCTTAGACAGATACTAAAGGTATTCTGGCCGCGAACCATCTCGAATACGGAGTTATGGAGACTGACCAACCAGAGGAGAATTGACTCGGAAATCCGGCTTAAGAAGTGGAGCTGGATTGGCCATACGCTGCGGAGATCTGAAGACCATCCACCCAAAATCGCCCTGACAAAGTGGGCTGCATCTGGCAAGCGAAAGAGGGGACGGCCAAAAACCACGT contains the following coding sequences:
- the LOC119692485 gene encoding uncharacterized protein LOC119692485 isoform X4, which gives rise to MEKLQELVSRRRYTKDLPTSRAYQMERDTAMDPTVEDLLKFIDKQALALENVGPACGQSQSPRHTSQQQHKEQRPASTGKPVAYTAAQEASCLLCKSNHKLYLCKSFQLMPATKRVQFAEEKGICNVCLGTHSGKCRFHFRCAECKQKHHTLLHCDNDKVEGPQAAASPASLAANKKMTTNSVLLPTAQVKLLARDGTEMSFKALLDSGSQLSFISERAVQLLDLKPLQSNINIVGIVNTQASVKRCVPVDIHSLVNPFKLSTTCHVVERITCELPQRKFDISDFVIPPYVRLADKDFNIPSQIDLLMGADCFFQAMLPPESTIYESATPPSGAQPSAPGARHPQLIITQFGYVIGGSLPTQVCNKVAVFKCTFRLHTAAVCICASPTMKVKYICIYSARNPA
- the LOC119692485 gene encoding uncharacterized protein LOC119692485 isoform X5, which encodes MEKLQELVSRRRYTKDLPTSRAYQMERDTAMDPTVEDLLKFIDKQALALENVGPACGQSQSPRHTSQQQHKEQRPASTGKPVAYTAAQEASCLLCKSNHKLYLCKSFQLMPATKRVQFAEEKGICNVCLGTHSGKCRFHFRCAECKQKHHTLLHCDNDKVEGPQAAASPASLAANKKMTTNSVLLPTAQVKLLARDGTEMSFKALLDSGSQLSFISERAVQLLDLKPLQSNINIVGIVNTQASVKRCVPVDIHSLVNPFKLSTTCHVVERITCELPQRKFDISDFVIPPYVRLADKDFNIPSQIDLLMGADCFFQAMLPPESTIYESATPPSGAQPSAPGARHPQLIITQFGYVIGGSLPTQVCNKFDCIRLLCVSARHRQ